The DNA segment aatatagatCTAAACAATAAAATTCTCAACAAAAGccagatatatttatattatacaaGTATTATTCCATTTTCTTACCCTATTTAATATAGGTCAGATTCTACGTACTTTtatgtaattaattttaaaattaaattgcattggctaattattttttttaattatcatattaactttttatatataacaaacaaaTTATAGTTTATTAGCTGTAtcattttatgttatatttttatagcacaaacaaaaacaataaattgatatataacacattaaataaaaaatataatattatcaaaataatatgattaatacaaTTTCGTCAAAATCATATGATTAATACaatttaatcaaaataaattttaataatttttaaaaaaaaaaaaattatatacagaaaccaaaaactgatataatatatatatatatatatatattttatatattttgaatattattttaaaagtaatcatatattCGTGCGGATCCAACACTagttatctatactattaaaataaaagtcaaaTAAGAATTATCCCATAGAGTTATTAGAGCATGAGCAGCACCGAACCTTGCAATTCCCGATttccaatgtttttttttattattttaatatttttttttcgtttgactttgaaaaaatatatatatatatatatataaaagaatctatcgcgggccgccacgtgtcgtggGGCCTGCGGAACAAAACGGTATCACTCCAGCGAACCTGCACGAGCCggattcattaaaatttgattattttaatatttttttgcctCAAAAATCGTGTGAACTCTAGTGTTGATTCTTCAATGCTGATGGTCTTACACTCTTATGTCACTCAACTAATTAATAAGcataattttaagtttttattgtcTTTTCCTTATATAATTCAAATAAAACTAATACTTCCTATAATCTAGCTTAATAAACCACGATATTATATGAATTAAAGTAAAGagaaaatttgtaaatttggagCAAACTGTTTTGAAAAAACAAGATTTCGGCAACCATTTCTAATAGAATTTTAGATACTCGTAATGTTCTTTAGTCCcacaaaatatttctaaaatctataaaattttcaGAATATGCAGTCGTCAGTTTGTCTTAATTTTAGATACCAAAGCGAAAAGATTTAAATATTTCAATTCATGTCTGCTTTATTAACTAATCACATATTACTGTGTTTAATCTAGAATATAATTGCAAAAATTCATTtattatcaaaacaaaaatgtgCATTCacttattataaaaacaaaatgtgTATTAAAAcctatctttatatataaagtagggATTGCTTCTCTCCCAGGGTGTCCACCTAGGATTCCAGCTCACTAATTCATGCATCCTAGAGCTGACACCTGTCCTCTCTAACTAAAACTCATCGTTTCATTAAAATTCCCGTTTGATGGGCTTCGATCTGTTTCCGTGTGTTACGTGTTTGGGCTCTAGAATCAGGTGTTTTCGCGGCCGGGTAGATGTAATCGCTGCTTGAGCTTCTTCTCACTTTCGGAAACGGTACGAGTTATGGCTTTGAATTTCAATGCGTGATTTAATCACCCACGATTTGCTAGAGCATTCGATGATCGCAGACGTTTGTtgcttttgttttgatttgttcATCTGTTTCAGGCGACCCTCATGGAATCCACCTTGGAGTTTCTGGGAGACGATTAGTCACGGCCAATCTATGGTGGGAGCCGTCGTTCCGTGTTGAATCGTCTAGATTTCTTTTCACCGGCTATGTGAATCTGGAAGCGTCACAGACTGCAATCGTTGGCATTAGCGGTTTTATTAACTCCTGCATGAATGGGCAAATAGACTCGACGATCGTTACGGACAGGAATCGTTTCTTTaaatcttcttcctcctttcttCACTATCACCACAAGTAGAAAGATAACCATCATGAATGCTTGAGTCAACTGTAATTTTTTCCTCAAGATCTAAAAAAAGAAGATTGAATAATCTAAGATATAGAAAAGCTTTGAATTTGGTGTTTGGCGTTTTTTATAAATCTACAATATCATTTTGAGATCGATTCTTCTCCTGTTTCATTACATCTCAGTGTTTGTTAATTTTTTCTGCTCATTTTAACATGTAACTTAACTTCACTGCAGTTCTACAACATATTGtctgagtgttttttttttacgctCAAGCCAACCAGAAGTTATTGGGCGTGGATGTGGAGCATGAGGTGATGTCGCTACCAGTAATGACCCTAAGTTCATGGTAGGTAACCTCCTTCATTTGAATTCCACAGCCAACTTTTGCAATGCCACTTTCACCTTTCATGGatctttttagcaaaaaaaaaaaaaaaaaacctttcatGGATCTCCTACAACTTGCAGGCTGGCTTTTCCTAAATGCAACTTTTGGTAcacatttatatttactttgacaAAGAAACAAGTGACAGTGACACCTTCATATCCAGGTAGTTTGCTCTagctttaacaatttattcTTGAGAAAAATACGGCTGTTTTTTGTAGCTTTGGTAATGGTGAGTTAGCCTCTTCCACAAGTTCCATCAAATATGGTggtgttaataaaatagaaacagTAACAGTGTCAGAGCTCAACACCTATGTGGTCAACTCTAAACCTCAGGTACATTGCCTATATCTTTCCTAATGCTTATGGTTTTCACATTCGTTCATTTGTAGACGCCTATTAATACGTTCTACTTCAGGCTGTAGATTTTTTTATTCCTTAAAAAGGGACTTTTATTCCTTACCAACATATCAGACCTAAAACCTTAGCAACATAAACTATTTGTAGGTACCGTGGGGAGATGACCATCTCGGATGCGATAGACTGGGGTGTGTTTGTGCTGTTTGATGCAGAAATGTCTAAGTTAACAAATGTGCGTGCGGCAGGAAGCGGGAGAGCTCATGAACTATGCAGCTGATGGTAATATTTCTCTCTTTCCTGGGGTTGACTTGAAGCTCCGGTTCAATTCTTATAGAGTGTTTTTGTGGGTCAAATCTATGTTATTTATCATGAGGTTTGAAGCTTTTGATGATGTGCGGgacattataaataatatgaagCCGGTTTTGTCATTAATTTTGCTATTATCATTCTCTTTTGTGGGGTTTCAGGGTATATAAAAGAGAAAGTAGCATTTTTGTGACTGGACTTAGTATTTACACAGTTCCTGTTGAGATATGTGAGAAGCTTGCTATTCCTGAAGCTGAATGGCCACGAGCTATTGGTGAATTGTGcggtttgatttatatcaaagaGGCTCTGTTCTAACACCGCATGGATATTTATGTTTTAGCTTTGTCTCAACATCGATGGAGTGAAAGAAGACACTGAATGGATGTCAAAGGTAACTCTTTTCATTTAGCTTTTATTGAGCTATTATTGTTCTTTTTGTGATACTTTGTATCAGTTTTACTTCTGTTAGACGAGCGTGTCTAATGCCGTAAAGCATATTAAAATGGTGTTTGTTATCTTAAAACGTCTGTTTTGTTCAATCTGTTTATATAgtgcttattttattttagatgtGTTCATTCAGTACCAAAATATTAAAGGATGCTGGTGTCAAAGTGTTTTTTATACACTTTATCGTTATGCTTTGCTATTGCTTTGCACAGGTAAGCTTGAAAAGGGGAAGGGATATGGCTGAACTGGTACCAAAATATGGTCTGCCATCACTGGCACAACGACATGGCTGAACTGGAAAAGTGCTGGAGGAAAATAAGGTGGTCTTTACATGAATACTACTTGGTCTAAGAAGAACAATACGAACGCAATTTGTAGCTAATTAATTATACCCTCAAAAATTTACGGTACGAATGAAATCCTTGAGAGAtgtccaaaatatttttattataaacataGAAATTCAACCATGAAACATGACTCTTGCATTTCCTTACCTTTTTCAAGTTATCTAAAGTTAGTTAAAAAAGTTTATTCAACTAAAACATTTATCAAATAAACCATATCATCCAAacttttatagaaatatataaaagtgtatCAACgtattcaaaacaaatatataagaacaaaaaataattcataatTTATGTATCAACTGTATCAACTGTATTGcaagtatttttatttacttacttttataataaaaatatagcacacaaaaaatgtaaaatagttacatttttgaaaaaaaaaataaaagctatttattaatttaacaaACTTTTGATTTCTAATAAGAACAACAGAAACAacagtaaaaattaaaatcatttttagtttagagtaaattgcatattttcatgtatatgaaaatataatatatcttttaattgaCCTTCACTTGCTTAACAAAGActaatatagaaaaatataagtCAATCAGTTACAATAATTAGtgttaaaacaaatattctGTATCATTTATTAATAAGTGTTACAAAAAATTGATATCATTTTTTCTGATACTATTTATGTGTTGTAATATGATCTTTTTTATAGTATATTATacacatttttttgtaaatacaaacctaaaacaaaaaccacaaaatcattaaaaaaaataacgtagatcacaagtaaagtaaatcccgccctacgggcggaccgaccctagtattattaaaaaataagttatcAGCTATCATTTCATGTGTGATTCATTTCATTTAGACCACCTCTTAGAAAttgcttaattaatttttgtataaatatgtgaattatttaaattattataaaaaacatcaaataaatatttttttctctgaaATTGTAAAATATTTCATGTCTTTGTATTTACaacataaatatgtatatttcatttttacttGAACAaaccttttaattatttaactaaattcgtgtttatttaaaatataaatgtatatttcattttatctaacacatgaaaaataaattaaattaactataaaattattgtattttaaaatgttatattaaaagattagaaagttggtaaatattcaaaatatataccATTGAccatgtaaataaatatttaatggtTATAATGATTGGTTCGATTGGTATCTCGCATCGAAGGTTTACCGCTTCAattaatatcataaaaataaatatgacttaacaaaataaaatgaaacatgGGAAACGATGTTAAAATAGGATAGTCATCCTGGCTCTCAGAGGCCTGGTCCCTAGCGTagtatttcaaatataaattgGGCTTACAGACTAGAATAAACTATGAATCCAAATTCATTTCATTAGGGGTTTTTGTATTTTGCCCATTTAGATGCTTATGGTGAGTGCGCGTTTGggtgggtgggggggggggggcaacGGTGGGGTTTGGGGGCGATGGTCTTTTGCCAATTTGGTTATGATGTTTCTCTATTTAGCTGCTGCCTTTCTATTCCTTCGGAAAAcggaaataaaaatgtttttgagtgattgttgcctGTAGAGATAGTCTTATTCCTACGGTtgtataaaaattttgaaaatatttttaaaactatacaGATGGTAAAATACTAAAATCCAATATACTAGAATTTTTGATCACCAGGGAAAATTTGTTCTTGGAATTGTCGGCTAAAAGGGCCGGCTTTAACGTGATGATGACCCTTTATTTCCGGAACTTATAAGGTCTTTCAGtaagattttcttttaattattatgcACATTGCACAAGTCAAGCCGCGTCAATATCTTACTTTAGAAGTACATTTCTTTCTCTTATTCTGTGTTTATTCATACTATAATGCATTCAGTTTCGGAGTTGACCTATATTAAATTACATTAGATCCTAGACTTATGCCatgaaattttcaaattaatatttCTTTATATTAGCATGATCTTTTTCGTCATCGAACTACCGAGAAACATTAGTTACAAAAAGGGGTATATATTCATGACATGATGAAAGGCcaatatttccaaaatcaaGGACACATGTCCACAAATATTTCTCTCTATATTTATGGGCTGTGAAAGTGTGAATCTATCATACACGTGAAACACACTTTGAAGATTTCCCATCGGATCAATGTGAACACTTTTTATACGACGGCCTCATAAATGACattataatatttgtatatatatgtatgcattgtatatatgaaatatgatcTTGAACTGGACAAAGTTTATCGTTAGCGTGCAAGATCACACATACCGTATAACTTAAGACATGATTCTAGATACATATACAACCATGGACGCTAATAATTAGCGATGAGATATACTAATACAATTTCCCAAATCGCTGTGTCTAAAGTTAGAATGAAATATGATGGTCGTtaatttgtccaaaaaaaaaacatgatggTGCATTAAGAGATATAGCAAGTATATTCTATACACTTACATGTTTTCTGTTTGGAATATTTTGGCTTTCTAATTTATGGCCTTTTTAATCTGGAAGATTAGCCTTTAGCCATGTAGTGCATATATACCTGAACCTCAACAGGTTCTATTGCGTTTCTTTCGTCAACGTGGATCTATTGTTTACTGTATAAAATTAATAGTTAAAGGTAACAAGAAAATTATACAATATGATCACAAGTTGCTCTTTCCTCATTGGCTGTATCTTGTATGGTGTATATTGGATCTAAAGGAATCGCCAACAAGGCATATCCCTTCGTTTAATTATTCCACGCAATCATTCAgctaaaaaatgaaatatatacgtgtccattatatataaattattactacttttgtgatttttttttttgcaaaccaCTACTGAGAATAACATTTTTAGGGTATGTATAAGCATGTCTACACTCTCCAAATGAAGATTGtgctaaaactatttttttcctAACACTCCTATTTCTTAATTGGATATGAGAATATTTAtctaaaagttcaaaataatAGGTCTGATTTAATTTACATGTAACTCCGTCGATTAAGAGCTAATGACATATCTTTCgaatttcagatttttaaattacaaaccGGTACTATACGAAATTGTTTcttgtaaaaacaaaaatcatgtttCTAAATCTCGTAAGTAAAAGTTTCGGTTTGTGTATCTAACCAATAATTGCCTACTGCTGACGTCACCGCATATGATCATTGGCGACAGAAAGATCAAAGATAATAGTTAAATCACGATTAAAACGCAACTAATTAGCAATTACTGATTTGACTTGGTCGTATATCATTTATACCTCATTCACAAACACTTTCAAAATTGCAAACTGACCCACAAAAACAACTCGTGATTCGATCAAAATTAaactcaaaacttgaaaatacaAATCATTTTAATACTAGCAAAACTAATGCCGTGACTAACTATATAGTACTATATGTAGTTTTCCTGCATAGTTGAGCAATAACATGAGTTGGAAACAGCGTCATATCCCACGTGACAGCTTCTGATTGGCTAAGTTAGTCAAactaaaaccaaaccgaaacggCTGAAGTAAATAACACatttaattaatgttattttatttgtgTTCGACGCCAGCTGGCTTAACTCCAGATAGACGGCGAGGATTAAGTTGTCAGAATATCAAATAATCTGACGTGGcttatattcttcttcttctacctttaAAACACCAATCATTGCTTCTCCTTCGCCTGcacattccctctctctctctctctccctctcttccTCTCCCTCTGTCTATATGACCACAAGTCTCTTAAGCGATCCCACCATGCTACTTTCAACACCAGAGGTCATGATCGCCTCTCACCAGCCGTCTCCAGCGTCAACAACACAAATCTCCTATGAGGAGCCAGAGCAGGTGACGTGTGACTGCTGCGGATTAACCGAGGAGTGCACACAATCTTACATAGAGATGATCAGAGAACATTACATGGGTAAATGGATATGTGGTCTCTGTTCTGAAGCTGTGAAGTACGAGGTTATAAGAACAAAACGTTTGCTAACTACAGAGGAAGCCATGGCAAGACACATGAACATGTGTTATAAGTTCAAATCCTCAAGCCCACCTCCTAATCCGACCGGACGTTTGATCTCTGCTATGACGCAAATCTTgagaagaagcttggattcTCCAAGGATGCTCAGATCAATGCCTAGTAGTCCTTCTAAAGACAAAGATGATTATTGTGTCTCAAATGTTTTGTCTAGGTCCGATAGCTGCTAGACTCAAAGAAAAGTTAAAAGAATTGTTTTAACCGGTTGATAACCGTTTGGTTTAGGGATCACCACCTGGAAAAGGTCCGGTTTTCAGATTTGAATTTTTCGTCAGTAACCAAGATTGGTCTCTGTATGTATTTGTTTTTGCCGGATTTGTGTACCTGTGGAAATTTTTGGGCTAAATGCAAATAACTTTGAAGGTTCGGAGTTGTGTCATTGTGAGCTTAGTTAAACAAGAACAAAGTAATGTTGATGCTATTCGATTTACTCATTTATCATATTGAAAAGACATGTATGAACAAAAACCCTCGAAGGTAGTAAGTAGTAGGGCCATTCTCTTATCTTTGTGATGATTCTCTATCACAGAATAGAAATGTCACAAGGTTACTTCTTTAAGCCTTAAGACACAacaaacccttttttttttctttgaaagcTTTAGTTATTTTCATCAGAACGACAGTAATGCGACTTCTGATTCGGTAATACTACTATTACATAAACAAATCCTTTTCAGCtatgttttgtttataaataaattagatgGTTTTTTTGGTGTAATAAATTAGTGGGTTGGTTGTCCAATTTTCAATAACTCACAATACAATAGTATCCACAATTGGAATCTATTCTATTATGATAAAATCGAAAATAAGAATCCTATTTGAGCATTGTTGTAACGTGTAGACACTATAACGATTTGGCTATCTACCTTGATTCGAAATTTGTATTACTTACAAGTAGATTTTCCTTCCAACTTGCTATATATCTTCTGAGAAtatatctaaataaaaacaGGGAAAAAATAAAGGGAATATAAACTAGAACATGGAAGGGTTTGATTGAAGATAATCACATGTGAGAAATGAATATAAGGCGTACACAACACAAGTTTCTGTTTGTGTGTACTGAATGTCTCAAGTTAACAATAGCTTTTGGCAAAAGAAAAATGAACTTGAAGTTTTGTTTTCAATATTTCTTGGTTAGAAGTTATTACAATGTTGTTTTTAAAGAAACATAATCAATTGTTGTTTTACTAGCtaatgttgtcttagaatgtgCTGTGTGCTTTACTTTGACTCGTTGTAGTCTAAACCCTACTTTTGCAAGTTGGATTTTCAAGCTCAGTAGCatgttttgttttcacttatcaTCAATTgtcaatttatataatatattactcTGGCATGTGTTCTTGATGCGACTTTTGAAACATGTATGAAGTGATAAGCtaagtaaaagaagaagagattaaTACATCATAAGGAGAGATGCTACACGAGCTGGTGTAGAGAAGTACAAAAGACAGATAGTATTTACATTAGCATAACTTATGAGTTATGGCTACATGCAGAAATATCAACGAAAGAAAGGTGCGCTAtgagagattaattcatgttAAAAATTTGTAACATGATCTAACAAACCGATGTATGTCTTGTGTTTGTGGAGATGCGGCTTTTACATTTAGGGATGCCTTAGAGTCTTGTACATAGAGTATGCTATGTTATTTACTCTGAATTTCCATTTGCATAAAATGAACTTTATATAAATACGCAGAAAATGtcgaatctttcatattttCTGGCAAGAAAAGATAATATGATccataaattaaaatgtataatCTAGTATACGGTCGATTATCAGTTTATCACTCTTTATGCTGCCCAACAAGGAAAACAAAACACAGAGATTGAAAATGTCTTAAGAGAGCTGGCTGGCCCATAGATATCAGAGACAAACAAAGCCCGAGTGCTTGAACCTAATGAATGGATCTCGCATCTATAAActtgaaatataataaaattttacattaatttgatttcataagttttataaatttcgTATTTAGTtggattattttatataaatataaattttagctGAATGAGTTTTTGCCTAATGCGGATCGAACCCGAACATCGGAAAGCTAATAGCATTTTCTTTATCACTGAACCCTCAACGTTGGGAAAAAAAGTGATAAACCCTCAAcgttcggaaaaaaaaaaaaggtaattaTTATTACCTTGTTTTTTGATAAGAATCAAGAGACGACATCAAAGGTCCGAGgtatcaaagagagagagagagataggaggTACCAAAGCTGTTTCGAACACTGGATCCCCAAGTGGAAAGGTCATAACCACAACCAACTGGACCAGGTTCGCTTTGGTAGCAACAGACTTGTACCAAAAACACAAATAGCaataaaccaaatcaaaaccaaaCTGAACTTCAAACAAAACAGGACCGCCATTTGGTTTTCAGCTCctataaaacacaaaaaaaaaactgaaccaaaaccaaaccataagCCGGTTTACGACAAAACCAACGCAGAACGAAAGCAACACTCTGTCCGAGGCGGAGGGTCTCACACATTATCGAGGTTCCATCGTTTTACTACTCTGCCGTATCAATGGCGAGCATCATCAGAAGGCCAAACTTAACGACAGCCGTCCGGTCTCGACTCACTCCGTTACTTCCGTTCTCCGGAAGTTCTTGTTCCGTTAACTCGAACCCGACTCGTCACTCTGAGTTAAACAAAGTGCCGAGTTTAGTCGAAGGCTGCGATTACAAGCACTGGCTGGTGCTCATGAAGCCTCCCAAAGGATACCCACCTCGAAACGACATCGTCCAAAGCTTTGTCAAAACTCTATCCATGGCTCTTGGGAGGTAACTTTTTTCATAAAGGCAACtccttttgataaaaaaaaaaggtcgaaGCTTTGTGGTGTGTATGATCGTGGTTGCTTTGTTGTGTGCAGCGAAGAAGAAGCTAAGAGATCGATTTACTCTGTTTCCACAAATTACTATTACGCATTTGGCTGCAGGGTTCATGAGCCTTTGACTTACAAGATTAGATGTATTGAAAACAGATCCTTCAAAAATctcatttttttaatgttttagtttTGTTGGAAAAATGCTGTAAAACTGTGGTTAATGTGTTTGGTTGCAGCTCTGCCTGATGTTAGATGGGTTCTGCCAGATTCATATGTAGTGGATGGTGACTGTGGATATGGAGGTTTGGTTTGCTGCATCTTTGTGCACTTATTCTAGTATTTTAGGTTTTCTTTTGGGGGACAAAAGAAGATTTAGCCTTTATATTTAGTATCTGCAGcactttttgtttattaatcatGCATTATTTTCTTTTGCAGGAGAGCCGTTCATTGATGGGGAGGTTGTTCCGTACGATGAGAAGTACCATGCGGACTGGCTACGAGATCAAACTGATGAGGATGCTAAAAACCGATCAGTTAAAAAGAAGCCTaggaggaaaagaaagaagtGGTTATTTGATGTTTGGTAGATTTAATATTTGGAAGTCTTCTTACATTATTATAGAGCTACTCAAACCTTATGCGTCTTCTAGTGTTACTACCATGAGCTACTGTAAAGAATCCTAGGTGTAATGTTAGTGGGGGATCAATCAAACCCAAGATGTTGAGTAGATTCCACATCATTGTGGGAGTTTTTATATTATCTATGGAGGTTTTATGTTTCAGTTGATGATAAAAGTTGAAATAAAACTGATGATGTAAGCCAAATAGCCAATGCTAGTGCTAGATACGTAATGTTTTACTAGATATGTAATAGTCAATGATACACTTTGACTATTCATTACAATTCATTGTATTGCTTCAGTTTTCTGTTAGTGACATATAACCTGTAATTTATTGAAGTCTCCTCTTAGAAAATAAGACCAATCCACCAAATGGCTGCTTCTTGGTCATTCAGGGACCaatgagaaaaaaattagaGGAGGAGACGAAAGCAACCACAGAGAATTGGTTTTCTACACGTCTTTGAGTGGGGTTTGGTGTGGGATTAAGAATTCTTTCTTCATGACCAAGGTAATGTAATCTAATCTGTCTTCATATATATGATAACTGTTTTGTCTGAAACTGGAACATGCTTGCGTAGTTGGTGAAACTACAGTCAATTTTAGGATTATGATGTTTGAGTCTTTGTGGGTGAAAATAAAATTCCAAAGTAGTACTGTCCCTTTTGAACATTGCATACAATTCAGACTTACACATCTCTAAtttacaaaaatcaaaaaaattgactGCTGAAAATATCTATGTAGCTC comes from the Brassica napus cultivar Da-Ae chromosome A7, Da-Ae, whole genome shotgun sequence genome and includes:
- the LOC106354224 gene encoding multiple organellar RNA editing factor 7, mitochondrial, which produces MASIIRRPNLTTAVRSRLTPLLPFSGSSCSVNSNPTRHSELNKVPSLVEGCDYKHWLVLMKPPKGYPPRNDIVQSFVKTLSMALGSEEEAKRSIYSVSTNYYYAFGCRVHEPLTYKIRSLPDVRWVLPDSYVVDGDCGYGGEPFIDGEVVPYDEKYHADWLRDQTDEDAKNRSVKKKPRRKRKKWLFDVW
- the LOC106354222 gene encoding uncharacterized protein LOC106354222, which codes for MTTSLLSDPTMLLSTPEVMIASHQPSPASTTQISYEEPEQVTCDCCGLTEECTQSYIEMIREHYMGKWICGLCSEAVKYEVIRTKRLLTTEEAMARHMNMCYKFKSSSPPPNPTGRLISAMTQILRRSLDSPRMLRSMPSSPSKDKDDYCVSNVLSRSDSC